CAAGCGCTGCGCATTCAAATCCGCATTCTTTCAGCAACCGGAGCCAGCTTTCGCGCTCGATGAGTGGGTAGTTTCTCCTGAAGGATGCGTCTGTAAAACGCCACCAGCCATCGGTCATTCCAACTGTCAGGTCGCCAAAACGCTGCGGCTTCGTTCCTTCAAGAAGGACAAGAATACCTCCGGGGCGAAGAAACCCTTTGACGTTCTCAATGGTCTCCTTAAGGTTTGTGGTGGCATGAAGCACATTGGCCGCAATAACGATGTCGGCTGCCGACCGCATTCCCCCACCATCTTCAGCTCCCTTTTCTATGTCGAGAACGTCATAGCGAATGAAAGGGAACGAAGCGAACTTAGCGCGAGCTTTTGCAGAAAACGCCGACGAAACGTCCGTGAACAGGTAGTCGACATCCTTGTCTGCCAATTGAGGCAAAACATGTGCAGACGTGCTCCCGGTTCCCGCACCGATCTCAACAATCCTTGCCGTCCGGCGATGAGGGCATGAGTCGACCGCGCTTTTTACTATCTCCGCCAACGCATGATTGAACATGCTCGCTGCCGGGGCATCCTGATACATCTTCTCTGCCAGTTCGAACGAACCTCCCGGAAAGAGTGCTTCTACCGAAGACATCTCACCACGTAGAACGCTTCCCAGATGCTTCGCCTGTTTCAGAAAATTCAATTCAGCAATGAATTGCGGGAATTCGAGACCTAACCGATGATTGACGTTCGCCGCCGTTGCATCCGGCACCTGATCCACAGTCCAATCGTCTCCGCTGCGATGTACAATCCCATCCTCTTCGAGGATGCAAAACATCCTGTCGATCAGCCGGTGATGTTCAGGATTTACACGCATCCTTGCGAGCAACCCTTCACGGGAGATCTTTTCACCCACACTCAGCTCAAGCCCCAAACCGCTCAAGGTCTCTACAACATAGAGAGCGCAAAGCCGATCCATCTCAGGCAGGAAATGTTCGAAAGAAGTCAAGAAATCGCGGAAAGCAGGTTTGCTCAACTCCGCCTGAATATCTTTATCGGCACAGTCAAGCAGCGCTTCTGGCGTCAGAGAAGTTCCTTCTATAACCTGTGGCTCCCATTCCATCGTGTAGAGCCGCGAATCAAAGTGATGGCCTTCCGTCTTTGCCTGGACTGAAGCTGTTCGTACTGAAGCTGAGACCCTCTTCTCCGGAACACTGACCCAGTAACGCTGCCTTTGAAAAGGGTAGGTAGGAAGCGCCAGCTTGCGCCCGGGTCTGTCGCGATACACCTCCGCCCATTGAACCGGAACGCCAATAAGGTATAGCTGACGCAACGCCTCACATAGTGTTTGCCACACATCTTTTGCGCGCTGTTGCGAGGCGACAGATGGCACAGCCGGCTGAGACAGCAAAGGACGTGCCATTCCCAATAGCACCGGGTCCGGGCCAATCTCTACCAATACCGCAGGCTCCCGCTCCAGCATCTCCGCAATGCCATCTGCGAACCGGACGGTGCCCCTCAAATGTCTGCGCCAGTATGCTGCATCGATCTCGCGATGTGAGTCGTGAACTTTACCGCTCACGTTTGAAACCAGAGCAATCTCCGGCTCCCTTGCAACGAGCTTCGCAGCGTGGCCCTCGAACGCGTCGAGAATCGGCTCCATGAGTTGAGAGTGAAAGGCATGTGAAACCGTTAGGGGCTGCGAATTGATTCCCTTGCTTATCAGCAGTACGCGCAATTGTTCCACCTGCGCAGAATCACCGGATACCACAACGCTCAACGCGCCATTGACCGCTGCGATGGAAAGACCTCGGAACTGATCGAGCATCTCTACCATCTCCGATTCACCGATGCGTGCGGCCAGCATCGATCCTCCACGCGGCAGGCTTCCCATCAAACGTCCACGTTCATAGGCCAGCGTTAGAGCATCTTCAAGCGAGAACACCCCTGCTACACATGCAGCGACATACTCTCCCAGGCTATGGCCGAGCACAACCGAAGCCTTCACTCCCCATGAACCCCACATCATGGCAAGCGCATATTCGAAGACAAATAACGCCGGCTGCGTCCAGGCTGTGTCATGGATCAAATCGGGAGAAATACCATTGTCGCCACGAAGCACCGCGGCAAGAGAATGCGTCAACTTGCCGGCCAGGATTTTGTCACAACGGTCGACTGCATCCCTGAAGACTCCGCTCGTCTGATAGAGCGATCGGCCCATCGCGGGATACTGCGATCCCTGTCCGGTGAAAAGGAAACCAATGCTGGGCGCTTCAAAGCCTGCTGCAAATCGGTACGCGGGATGCCTTTCAACATCCGATCCCGCGATCTGCTTGAACTGAGAAGCCGCCTCTTCTATGCTTCCCGCCAAAAATGCAATCCTATGTTGAAAAGACGATCGACCCGTGTTCACTGAAAATGCAAAATCGGCCAGCTGAGTCTCCGGCTTTTCTTGAAGGTACCGCGCATACCTTGCGCACAGCTCGACCAGCGCGTTCGGGGTCTTTGCCGATGCTGTCAGTACTTCCATCGACATTGCGCGAGTCTGCTCGCGATGGATGGGAGCTTCCTGGATGACCAGATGAGCGTTCGTACCGCTGAAGCCAAAAGAGCTGACACCCGACAGGCGGCGACGGTCAGTTCTCGTTGGCCACGGAACTGACTCGATCGGAACATGCAGGTGCGGTTCAACCAGTGCTGCGTTCTTCTCTTCCTCACGGAAATGAAGATGAGCCGGAATCGTGCCATGCGCGAGCGCCAGCAATATCTTGATCATTCCCGCAACACCTGCCGCAGCTTCCATGTGACCTATATTTGTCTTTACAGAGCCGATATGCAGCGGAGCACCGGCGCGTCCCTGGCCGAAGACCGAGCCAAGCGCACCGAGTTCGATTGCATCCCCGAGAACTGTGCCCGTACCATGCGCCTCAAGATAATCGACATCATCCGGCGCAACGCCAGCACTCTTCAAGGCAGCGTGGATCACTGCTTCCTGTGAAGGCCCGTTCGGCGCTGTCAATCCGCTGCTACGCCCATCGTGGTTGATTGCGCTGCCCCGAATCACCCCAAGAATCGTGTCCCCGTCAGCCTCGGCATCTGCGAGCCGCTTGAGAGCAATCATGCCGCAGCCTTCCGAACGTACAAACCCATCAGCCAGCTTGGAAAATGTCTTGCATCGTCCATCGCTCGCCAGCATCCGGGCCTGCGACAGCGTAACTGTCAGTTGCGGAAGCAGCATTGCATTGACGCCACCTGCCAGAGCCATGCTGCACTCATTCTGACGCAAGCTCTGGCACGCCATATGGATCGCAACGGCAGACGAGGAACACGCCGTGTCGATCGCAAGATTTGGCCCCTTCAGCCCCAGAAAATATGAGAGTCTACCGGCTGCGACAGAACGCGCGATACCAGTACCCGAGTAAGCATCGAAAAGACCATCGTCGTGTGTGCTCAACAGCGAAGCATAATCGTTCGTGCTCATCCCAACAAAGACGCCGGTCTGGCTGCCGTTCAATTGATTGGGCGAAATACATGCGTTCTCCAGCGTCTCCCAGATCACCTCAAGCAGCATTCTCTGTTGCGGATCAAGACCAACTGCCTCGCGCGGAGAGATGCCAAAGAAGGCGGCGTCAAATTGGTCGATCGCGCCGACAAAGCCTCCCCACCTGGTATTCATCTTTCCCGGTGTTCCCGGTTGCGAATCGTAGAAGACTCCAGCATCCCACCGCGACGCTGGAATCTCCTCGATCGCATCTGTCCTATTCACCAGAAGGTGCCAGAATTGCTCCGGCGTATCAGCCCCACCAGGCATACGGCAACCCATCCCGATCACTGCAATCTGTATGGACGAAGCAGCTTCCCGCGCGGCCAGTCTGCGATCCAGCTCCACAGCCAGTAGCGCCAATCTCTTGGGAGACAGCTTCTGGATGCGTTCAAGAAACTCGCTGGATGTTGGCTCTGACGGCATATCGATCACTCACTCCTGCGTCGCTAATCGAGAATGGTTCTCTTGCTGATAAAGCAGATCAACTTCTTCATCCGACATCCGCTCTATCGAGTCCAGAATGCCAAAGGAACTGTCAGCATTTGTATTTATGGAGGCATCGGAAACAGTCGCACCCTTCCTATCCTCTGTTTCCGCTTGCCTTGTTTGCGGTTCCCGCTCCCGCTCAATGTAACCCGCAAGATCGCGTAGCGTTGGATAGTCAAAAAGAATCGTTGAAGGAAACTGACGGCCAAGTGCGTTCGATAGATTGTTACGCAACTCGATCGCAAGCAGCGAATCCATCCCAAGCTCGCTGAGAGGCAACGCCGGATCGATGGCTTCATCCGGGCGCAAATCCAACGTTCGACGTATTACGTCCGCAATGATGCGTGGCAACGAGGTCTCCCGCGCACTCTCCGCCGTAGTCGCTGTTGTACTTCGCGACCTACCACCGTCCACTGACCGGCTGCGACGTTCCTTCTCGCTTGTGCTCTTCTCCAGGACTGACGCATAGAGCAAGCGCTCACCCAGCCCCTGGCGCTGAGCGATATACCGTGGCCAGT
This region of Acidobacteriota bacterium genomic DNA includes:
- a CDS encoding SDR family NAD(P)-dependent oxidoreductase; translated protein: MPSEPTSSEFLERIQKLSPKRLALLAVELDRRLAAREAASSIQIAVIGMGCRMPGGADTPEQFWHLLVNRTDAIEEIPASRWDAGVFYDSQPGTPGKMNTRWGGFVGAIDQFDAAFFGISPREAVGLDPQQRMLLEVIWETLENACISPNQLNGSQTGVFVGMSTNDYASLLSTHDDGLFDAYSGTGIARSVAAGRLSYFLGLKGPNLAIDTACSSSAVAIHMACQSLRQNECSMALAGGVNAMLLPQLTVTLSQARMLASDGRCKTFSKLADGFVRSEGCGMIALKRLADAEADGDTILGVIRGSAINHDGRSSGLTAPNGPSQEAVIHAALKSAGVAPDDVDYLEAHGTGTVLGDAIELGALGSVFGQGRAGAPLHIGSVKTNIGHMEAAAGVAGMIKILLALAHGTIPAHLHFREEEKNAALVEPHLHVPIESVPWPTRTDRRRLSGVSSFGFSGTNAHLVIQEAPIHREQTRAMSMEVLTASAKTPNALVELCARYARYLQEKPETQLADFAFSVNTGRSSFQHRIAFLAGSIEEAASQFKQIAGSDVERHPAYRFAAGFEAPSIGFLFTGQGSQYPAMGRSLYQTSGVFRDAVDRCDKILAGKLTHSLAAVLRGDNGISPDLIHDTAWTQPALFVFEYALAMMWGSWGVKASVVLGHSLGEYVAACVAGVFSLEDALTLAYERGRLMGSLPRGGSMLAARIGESEMVEMLDQFRGLSIAAVNGALSVVVSGDSAQVEQLRVLLISKGINSQPLTVSHAFHSQLMEPILDAFEGHAAKLVAREPEIALVSNVSGKVHDSHREIDAAYWRRHLRGTVRFADGIAEMLEREPAVLVEIGPDPVLLGMARPLLSQPAVPSVASQQRAKDVWQTLCEALRQLYLIGVPVQWAEVYRDRPGRKLALPTYPFQRQRYWVSVPEKRVSASVRTASVQAKTEGHHFDSRLYTMEWEPQVIEGTSLTPEALLDCADKDIQAELSKPAFRDFLTSFEHFLPEMDRLCALYVVETLSGLGLELSVGEKISREGLLARMRVNPEHHRLIDRMFCILEEDGIVHRSGDDWTVDQVPDATAANVNHRLGLEFPQFIAELNFLKQAKHLGSVLRGEMSSVEALFPGGSFELAEKMYQDAPAASMFNHALAEIVKSAVDSCPHRRTARIVEIGAGTGSTSAHVLPQLADKDVDYLFTDVSSAFSAKARAKFASFPFIRYDVLDIEKGAEDGGGMRSAADIVIAANVLHATTNLKETIENVKGFLRPGGILVLLEGTKPQRFGDLTVGMTDGWWRFTDASFRRNYPLIERESWLRLLKECGFECAALGEEGSGNVLTRQQTIVVARRKMEVRAERDVEVLLYGAEDDRLASLLASAGVRIHSDEVGLRADRFGKAVGSGALPVHIVYELAGASDDVPKAAMANATAVLSLLQDVLRANAQPAGVWLVSRRAGDKSNPIKDVASAVADGLARAARLEHPELIIHRVDIAARPTEQDVRCFATLMREGTSEHDLEISGGQVRVLRFVALTTAETPKQSQIGLHRDGAYLITGAFGGLGLRTAQWLSERGAGSIYMVGRHDPSPSVKARLESFVQHGTKLHTVVTDVASEDSVTALLQQIAMSEMPLRGIIHAAGVVDDATLIQQSPAKFASAFAAKVNGSWYLHQATQGLSLDFFVMYGSAASVLGSAGQSNHSAANAFLDGLAVMRRSMGLPATAIAWGAWSEIGAATRVRDTGRSARLGLQSLPPEEGVELLEQAMLSGRANVTALAIDWNAYLAPGQISTLWPYFERLRGKASDGVSKQVHAVSLKESLQCAESESRLRVTKDYVRLRIAYVLRLDPSFTFMDDQPLAELGLDSLMALELKNDLQAAAGISLPPNFFFECPTLNMAATFIDARLVVSKGATDTSEYEELSI